Proteins from a single region of Corylus avellana chromosome ca11, CavTom2PMs-1.0:
- the LOC132166505 gene encoding EPIDERMAL PATTERNING FACTOR-like protein 8: protein MVSSRKDLNGLKNAVFVMVFLSLTFLPSKSGGSNLVRESEGVKQMKLVLGSRPPRCVNKCLSCRPCMAALVPSPRHRPDLKLKVSSHQGDESYYLLSWKCKCKDKFFQP from the exons ATGGTTTCATCAAGAAAAGACTTAAATGGGCTCAAGAATGCTGTCTTTGTGATGGTCTTCTTATCACTCACATTCTTACCTTCCAAatcag GTGGGTCAAATTTAGTGAGGGAGAGTGAAGGTGTGAAGCAAATGAAGTTGGTTTTGGGGTCAAGGCCTCCACGGTGTGTTAACAAGTGCTTGAGCTGCCGGCCTTGCATGGCTGCTTTGGTTCCATCTCCACGCCACAGACCTGACTTGAAGCTGAAGGTTTCATCTCATCAGGGAGATGAGAGCTATTATCTTCTCTCATGGAAATGCAAATGTAAAGATAAGTTCTTCCAACCTTGA